In the Mobula birostris isolate sMobBir1 chromosome 25, sMobBir1.hap1, whole genome shotgun sequence genome, TCCTCGTCGGTGAGCGGGATCTCTGTCTCAGCCGGTGGCCCCAGGAGGTCGGAGCACGTCGAGCCAGCCGGGGTCACAGTTCTGGCGAGGGCATGCTGCGCTGTCCCGGGTCCGCCGCCACCGGCATGCCTGCAGGGCTGGCTGGCAGCGGCCGGCTGCCCCTGTCGCTGGGCGTGCTGCCGCTTGGCCTGGAGGAAGAGAGCAGGGTCGGGCATGGGATCCCACCTGGGAAGGGTCCTCGGCTGGGCGGAGTCTCTGCGGCTGATGCCGGTGGCTCTGCACGGGGGTCTGTGGCTCCTCCTCAGGGCGACCGAGGTGTAAACCGGAGAGGCGGGGATCGCCTCGTCGGGCGGCCTGCCCGAAGGTCGCTCCGTTGGCCTGGAGCTGCTCAGCCGCTGCCTGACGCTTTGCAGCTGGAGGGAGAGCTGCGCCGCCGCCTCCGACTGCTTCTGCAGCTCCAGGTTCAGCATGGCCATCCTGTGGCTCCGCCTCTTGAGCTCCTCCAGGAAGAGCCTCTCCCTCCTCCGCATGCTCTCCTCCAGCGCCGAGATGAGGGCCTCCTTGCGGCGGAGCTCCCTCCTCAGCACCGCGTTCTGCAGCTCCTTCTCCCTGAGCTGGGCCTCGATGGGCGCACAGTCCAGCCGTGGCTCACACTCGTCTgcaagggagaaagacaaggtcaATACCAAGTGCGCAAACgatcataagatagaggagcagaattaggccgttcagcccatccagtcagtTTTAGCCttcaatcatggccgatttacttttcaatcctattctccagccttccctctaaCCAACAGCTATCAGGCTCGGTCTTAAATACACGAGGCGACTTGGCctccttctgtggcaatgaattctgccacataagacagaaacgggtgaatttattatggggaacaaggaagtggcagacgagctgaacaggtactttggatctgcctTCACTAgggacacaaacaatctcccagatgtaatagtggtgaaaggacctagggtaacagaggaactgaaggagattcacatcaggcagaaaatggtgttggatagactgatgggactgaaagctaataaatccccagggcctgatggtctgcatcccagggtagttaaggaggtggctctagaaattgtggacgcattggtaatcat is a window encoding:
- the ccdc92ba gene encoding coiled-coil domain-containing 92B, with the protein product METSSLERQLQSVQRNIAFLKGEHMDLLHGLHMEILHLQKRCSELTYELTSKSSKKGPSDECEPRLDCAPIEAQLREKELQNAVLRRELRRKEALISALEESMRRRERLFLEELKRRSHRMAMLNLELQKQSEAAAQLSLQLQSVRQRLSSSRPTERPSGRPPDEAIPASPVYTSVALRRSHRPPCRATGISRRDSAQPRTLPRWDPMPDPALFLQAKRQHAQRQGQPAAASQPCRHAGGGGPGTAQHALARTVTPAGSTCSDLLGPPAETEIPLTDEESNGEDVQK